A genomic window from Thunnus thynnus chromosome 12, fThuThy2.1, whole genome shotgun sequence includes:
- the LOC137193531 gene encoding uncharacterized protein, producing MVSFQLQQPPVLQRESQQTCQLCSKLTWKTTQQQQQQQPYLSAAGADGRFEELLETTWPSSDLTARPCLASAASERHFSPGSPEETPLHKMLFLPAAALCCLCSALVAMAAELIQEDLTLTRTVGEKVSFKCKGTDKCGADTFNSRQVFVTVTFTVGADDYLIFGSGTKLFVTAAVEQVVKPVVSVYPAAHLEGKSSLLCLASAMSPPLVQFSWKRQKKNGRLEDLPPAEGEQLELREQKHTASILLLHQQEKSTYKYRCYVKHEGGTVRAQTEQDISTLHSPTSASTAAPPATPTPAPSADPPADPPADPPAAPPAALVPSQYKVKLLCVLYTVLIVKSLVYCCGLSLLMILRNKGPSTNCTHAD from the exons ATGGTT agcttccagctccagcagcctcctgtcctccagagagagagccagCAGACCTGCCAGCTCTGCAGCAAGCTGACT TGGaaaaccacacagcagcagcagcagcagcagccttatCTCTCCGCCGCAGGGGCTGATGGGAGGTTTGAGGAGCTGTTAGAAACCACGTGGCCCTCGTCTGATCTCACAGCTCGTCCTTGTTTGGCCTCAGCTGCATCAGAGCGCCACTTCTCCCCAGGTTCACCAGaggaaacaccactgcacaaaatgcttttcctcccagctgctgctctgtgctgtctgtgttcag cgctggttgccatggcagcagagCTGATTCAGGAAGATTTAACATTGACCAGGACAGTTGGTGAAAAAGTCTCCTTCAAATGTAAAGGAACAGACAAGTGTGGTG CTGACACATTCAACAGCAGAcaggtttttgtcacagtcACATTCACTGTGGGAGCTGATGACTACCTCATCTTTGGCTCTGGCACTAAACTGTTTGTAACAG CTGCtgttgagcaggtagtgaagcCCGTGGTGAGCGTGTACCCAGCAGCCCACCTGGAGGGGAAGAGCTCCCTGCTGTGTCTGGCCTCAgccatgtctcctcctctggtccagttctcctggaaaagacagaagaagaacggCCGGCTGGAGGATCTGCCCCCTGCTgagggagagcagctggagctcagagagcagaaacacactGCCTCCATCCTGCTGCTCCATCAGCAAGAGAAGAGCACATATAAATACCGCTGCTATGTCAAGCACGAAGGGGGCACAGTGAGGgcccaaacagaacaag ataTTTCTACTCTTCATTCACCAACATCAGCTTCAACTGCAGCTCCACCAGCAACTCCAACACCAGCTCCATCAGCAGATCCACCAGCAGATCCACCAGCAGATCCACCAGCAGCTCCACCAGCAGCTCTTGTCCCGTCTCAGTACaaggtgaagctgctctgtgtgctgtacacagtgctgatagtgaagagtctggtgtactgctgtggactctctctgctgatgatcctcagaaacaagggaccgtccaccaactgcacacatgctgactga